The Mycobacterium paragordonae genome includes a region encoding these proteins:
- a CDS encoding PPOX class F420-dependent oxidoreductase: protein MTTLQDAVALAASESGLAVISTVRADGSVQASLVNVGLLPHPAGGEPVLGFTTYGKVKLANLRARPQLAVTFRNGWQWATVEGRAELAGPDDGQDWLSDPDQLRLLLRDVFTAAGGTHDNWDEYDRVMAEERRAVVLIQPTRVYTNS, encoded by the coding sequence ATGACGACACTTCAGGATGCGGTGGCGCTGGCAGCGTCCGAAAGCGGACTCGCGGTGATATCCACGGTGCGCGCCGACGGGAGCGTGCAGGCGTCGCTGGTGAACGTCGGACTGCTGCCACACCCGGCCGGGGGAGAGCCCGTGCTCGGTTTCACCACCTACGGCAAGGTCAAGCTGGCCAACCTGCGGGCCCGTCCCCAGCTGGCCGTCACGTTCCGCAACGGTTGGCAATGGGCCACCGTCGAAGGCCGCGCGGAGTTGGCCGGCCCGGACGACGGACAGGACTGGTTGTCGGACCCTGACCAGTTGCGGCTGTTGCTGCGCGACGTGTTCACCGCCGCCGGCGGCACCCACGACAACTGGGACGAGTACGACCGGGTCATGGCCGAGGAGCGGCGCGCGGTGGTGCTGATCCAGCCAACCCGCGTATATACCAACAGCTGA